A region from the Candidatus Edwardsbacteria bacterium RifOxyA12_full_54_48 genome encodes:
- a CDS encoding 50S ribosomal protein L21, translated as MYAVIECGGTQVRVSENQKVRIPRIDAQEGQRYKMEKVLLLSNGQDVIIGQPTIKDAIVEVTVVGHSRSAKISAMIYKPKKDYRRRWGARTHYTDLLVNTVSHPKIKAIAKPATPAVEKKKAPKKAQAAKPAAAKKNPGKGDKE; from the coding sequence ATGTACGCAGTGATCGAATGCGGAGGAACCCAGGTGAGGGTCTCCGAGAATCAGAAGGTAAGGATCCCCAGGATAGATGCCCAAGAGGGCCAGAGGTACAAGATGGAGAAGGTGCTGCTGCTTTCCAACGGACAGGACGTCATCATCGGCCAGCCGACAATCAAGGACGCTATTGTCGAAGTGACGGTGGTGGGCCACTCCCGCTCGGCCAAAATATCGGCCATGATCTACAAGCCCAAAAAAGACTACCGCCGGCGCTGGGGAGCCCGGACCCATTATACCGACCTGCTGGTCAACACCGTCAGCCATCCCAAGATCAAGGCCATAGCCAAACCTGCGACTCCGGCTGTCGAGAAGAAAAAAGCACCCAAGAAAGCCCAGGCGGCCAAACCCGCCGCGGCCAAGAAGAATCCAGGCAAAGGAGATAAGGAATAA
- a CDS encoding phosphoenolpyruvate carboxykinase (ATP): MDIRKALEELGLKTSKAVYRNLPAAVLIERSLASGDGILASNGALVVKTGERTGRSPNDKFITEEQSTKDLIAWGKVNLKCSPEQFDKLLHKAYHHLGDKDIYVFDGFAGADPKHRLAVRVITDTIWHALFAQTLFIRPTRQELENFIPGFSLMGCGSLKADPKTDGTKSNAFVGVSFEKKINLVIGSMYGGEIKKSIFSIMNFLMPQQNVFPMHCSANLGKDGAPALFFGLSGTGKTTLSADPNRRLVGDDEHGWSDSGIFNFEGGCYAKVIKLSAEAEPQIFNAIRFGSLLENVVVDPDTRLIDYNSDDLTENTRATYPVEHIPNCVIPGVSGHPKNVFFLTCDAFGVLPPIAKLTPEMASYHFLSGFTSKLAGTETGIDEPQPTFSTCFGAPFMPLPPTRYAAMLADKLSKHQTNCWLVNTGWSGGPAGVGSRMKISITRALLTAALGGQLEKSKFTPDPVFKILVPEACEGVPVEVMTPRNTWADQAAYDKKARELAAMFARNFEQYKDYASKEVADSGPKA; encoded by the coding sequence ATGGACATCAGAAAAGCGCTTGAGGAATTGGGCCTTAAAACCTCCAAAGCCGTTTACCGAAACCTGCCGGCAGCGGTACTAATCGAAAGATCGCTGGCATCCGGCGACGGGATCCTGGCCTCCAACGGCGCTCTGGTGGTGAAGACCGGGGAAAGGACAGGGCGGTCGCCCAATGACAAGTTCATAACCGAGGAGCAGTCCACAAAAGACCTGATAGCCTGGGGCAAGGTCAATCTGAAATGTTCCCCGGAGCAATTCGATAAATTGCTGCACAAAGCATACCATCATCTCGGCGATAAAGATATATACGTATTCGACGGATTTGCCGGGGCCGATCCCAAGCACCGGCTGGCGGTCAGGGTGATAACCGACACTATCTGGCATGCTTTGTTCGCTCAGACCCTTTTCATCCGGCCCACCAGGCAGGAGCTGGAAAATTTTATTCCCGGCTTTTCGTTGATGGGCTGCGGCAGCCTGAAAGCCGACCCCAAGACCGACGGCACGAAATCCAACGCTTTCGTCGGGGTCAGCTTTGAAAAAAAGATCAACCTGGTCATAGGCAGTATGTACGGCGGGGAGATCAAGAAGAGCATATTTTCAATCATGAATTTCCTGATGCCCCAGCAGAACGTATTTCCCATGCACTGCTCGGCCAACTTGGGCAAGGATGGAGCTCCTGCGCTGTTCTTCGGCCTCTCCGGCACCGGCAAGACCACCCTGTCGGCCGACCCCAACCGCCGGCTGGTCGGAGACGACGAGCATGGCTGGTCCGATTCAGGAATCTTCAATTTCGAGGGCGGCTGCTACGCCAAGGTCATCAAATTATCGGCCGAGGCCGAGCCCCAGATATTCAACGCCATCAGGTTCGGCTCTCTGCTGGAGAACGTGGTGGTCGATCCGGACACCCGGCTGATTGATTACAATTCCGACGACCTCACCGAGAACACCCGGGCCACCTACCCGGTGGAACATATTCCCAACTGCGTGATCCCCGGGGTGAGCGGGCATCCCAAGAACGTTTTCTTTTTAACCTGCGACGCTTTCGGGGTGCTGCCGCCCATCGCCAAGCTGACGCCGGAGATGGCCAGTTATCATTTCCTGTCGGGCTTTACCTCCAAGCTGGCCGGGACCGAGACCGGGATCGATGAACCGCAGCCCACCTTCTCCACCTGTTTCGGCGCCCCGTTCATGCCCCTGCCTCCCACCAGATACGCCGCCATGCTGGCGGACAAACTGTCAAAACATCAAACCAACTGCTGGCTGGTCAACACCGGCTGGTCGGGCGGACCGGCCGGGGTGGGCAGCCGGATGAAGATCTCCATCACCCGGGCATTGCTGACCGCAGCACTGGGTGGCCAGCTGGAAAAATCAAAATTTACTCCGGATCCGGTGTTCAAGATCTTGGTGCCCGAAGCCTGTGAGGGGGTGCCCGTCGAAGTGATGACCCCCAGGAACACCTGGGCGGACCAGGCGGCCTACGATAAAAAAGCCCGGGAGTTGGCGGCGATGTTCGCCAGAAACTTTGAACAGTATAAGGATTATGCTTCCAAAGAAGTAGCGGACTCGGGGCCAAAAGCATAA
- a CDS encoding asparagine--tRNA ligase translates to MKLDFVYISDIGKHLGQEVTLKGWLYNKRSSGKIHFLQIRDGSGVIQGVMVKNEVDAKIFELGDKVSQESSIIVKGLVKEDKRSPSGYELGVTDLRIVQLSLDYPITPKEHGPAFLMEHRHLWMRSSKQHAALRVRDTIEQAIHGYLHQEGFIHTPAPILTPTSCEGTTTLFETDYFGEPAFLSQSGQMYIEATAAAFGKVYTFTPAFRAEKSKTRRHLTELWMMDAEASYFEHAENMQCQEGMICAIIEKVLNECQNELKTLERDTAPLEKIKAPFPVISYKEAVRLCNEAGVPIEYGEDFGAPHDTAIAGKFDRPVFVDRFPAAIKSFYMQPDPDNPSVVLGSDLYAPEGYGEIIGGSQRIHDLDLLLKKMEEHKVPYEPYKWYVDLRRYGSVPHSGFGIGIERTVSWICGLQHIREAIPFARMLEKIYP, encoded by the coding sequence ATGAAGCTTGATTTCGTCTATATCTCCGACATCGGAAAACACCTGGGGCAGGAGGTCACCCTCAAGGGCTGGCTATACAACAAGCGGTCCTCCGGCAAGATACATTTTTTGCAGATCCGCGACGGCTCCGGCGTCATCCAGGGGGTGATGGTCAAGAACGAGGTGGATGCCAAGATATTCGAACTGGGCGATAAGGTGAGCCAGGAATCATCAATCATCGTCAAGGGGCTGGTAAAGGAGGACAAGCGTTCGCCCTCAGGGTACGAACTGGGTGTCACCGATCTCCGGATAGTCCAACTGTCCCTGGATTATCCCATCACCCCCAAGGAACACGGCCCGGCCTTTTTGATGGAGCACCGCCACTTGTGGATGCGCTCCTCCAAGCAGCATGCCGCCCTGCGGGTCCGCGACACCATCGAACAGGCCATTCACGGCTACCTGCACCAGGAGGGCTTCATCCATACCCCGGCTCCGATATTGACCCCCACCTCCTGCGAGGGGACCACAACGCTTTTCGAGACCGATTATTTCGGGGAGCCGGCCTTTCTTTCCCAATCCGGACAGATGTACATCGAAGCCACCGCCGCGGCCTTCGGCAAGGTCTACACATTCACTCCGGCCTTCCGGGCCGAGAAATCCAAGACCCGCCGGCACCTGACCGAACTGTGGATGATGGATGCCGAGGCCAGCTATTTCGAGCATGCCGAGAACATGCAGTGCCAGGAGGGGATGATCTGCGCCATCATAGAGAAGGTGCTGAACGAATGCCAGAACGAGCTGAAGACCCTGGAGCGCGACACTGCGCCGCTGGAGAAGATCAAGGCGCCATTTCCGGTGATCTCATATAAAGAGGCCGTCAGATTATGCAATGAAGCCGGAGTGCCCATCGAATATGGGGAGGATTTCGGGGCGCCGCACGATACCGCCATCGCCGGTAAATTTGACCGTCCGGTGTTCGTGGACCGCTTCCCGGCGGCCATCAAGTCCTTCTACATGCAGCCGGACCCGGATAATCCCTCGGTGGTACTGGGCTCGGACCTGTACGCCCCGGAGGGCTACGGCGAGATCATCGGCGGCAGCCAGCGGATACACGATCTGGATCTGCTGCTCAAAAAGATGGAGGAGCACAAGGTGCCCTACGAGCCGTACAAGTGGTATGTGGACCTGAGGCGCTACGGCAGCGTGCCGCATTCCGGGTTCGGGATCGGCATAGAGCGGACGGTGAGCTGGATCTGCGGGTTGCAACATATAAGGGAGGCCATACCGTTCGCCCGGATGCTGGAGAAGATATATCCCTAG
- a CDS encoding 50S ribosomal protein L27 produces the protein MAHKKGVGSSRNGRESNAQRLGIKAFGNQKVTAGAVLVRQRGTKFHPGLNVMRGKDDTLFAISDGFVWFESRGRDGKKISVYPEPKVNAASK, from the coding sequence ATGGCACATAAAAAAGGCGTTGGATCATCCCGAAACGGCCGCGAGAGCAATGCTCAGCGGCTGGGCATCAAGGCTTTCGGCAACCAGAAGGTAACCGCCGGAGCGGTGCTGGTCCGGCAGCGGGGGACCAAATTCCATCCCGGGCTCAACGTGATGCGGGGAAAGGATGACACCCTGTTTGCGATATCGGACGGTTTTGTCTGGTTTGAATCCCGGGGTCGGGACGGCAAAAAGATAAGCGTATATCCCGAACCCAAAGTCAACGCGGCGAGCAAATAG
- a CDS encoding preprotein translocase subunit SecG: MHTLLLVIHLIACLLLVGVVLMQSGKGGLGTALGGGGETFFGGRGAAPFLTRATTVLAVVFMITSLSLALISGKDRRAASAIEKAMQQEQKSNQQPVSRPGELPANQMPEAPSGK; the protein is encoded by the coding sequence GTGCATACCCTTTTATTGGTGATCCATTTGATAGCCTGCCTGCTGCTGGTCGGCGTGGTGCTGATGCAGAGCGGCAAAGGCGGGCTGGGCACCGCGCTGGGCGGCGGCGGCGAGACCTTCTTCGGCGGGCGGGGCGCGGCCCCGTTCCTGACCCGGGCCACCACCGTCCTGGCCGTGGTATTCATGATAACTTCGCTGTCACTGGCACTGATCTCCGGCAAAGACCGGCGGGCCGCCTCGGCCATAGAGAAGGCCATGCAGCAGGAACAGAAATCAAACCAACAGCCTGTAAGCAGGCCGGGCGAACTGCCGGCGAATCAAATGCCGGAAGCTCCCTCCGGCAAATAG